One Streptomyces sp. B21-105 genomic region harbors:
- a CDS encoding SDR family NAD(P)-dependent oxidoreductase codes for MTSASRSDSTPPATTPITTPAAAPTDSPTAAPGAPDGASPVSSSAPGTSDDYLAELFSLDGRVAVVTGGSSGIGRGIAVALARAGARVVIVARKEAELAATVDELAADGCRAAWVSGDLSTRDGVRTAAEQATRAFGEPDILVNSAGINLRPPMDELDEHVWDTTMAVNLEAPYLLGRWFGPGMAERGFGRIIHITSQQAHRAFVQSGAYGVSKGALESLARSQAEAWSPYGVTCNTLVPGFVMTPLNARLSSDPDRVAALAARTMVGRNGLAEDFAGAAVFLASRASGYVTGQSIFVDGGFSVH; via the coding sequence ATGACATCCGCGAGCCGTTCGGACAGCACCCCACCCGCCACCACGCCCATCACCACACCGGCCGCCGCACCCACCGACTCACCCACCGCCGCACCCGGTGCCCCGGACGGCGCCTCGCCCGTCTCCTCCTCCGCTCCCGGAACCTCGGACGACTACCTGGCCGAGCTGTTCTCGCTGGACGGCCGGGTGGCGGTGGTGACCGGCGGCAGCTCGGGAATCGGGCGGGGCATAGCGGTGGCTCTGGCGCGTGCGGGGGCGCGCGTGGTGATCGTGGCGCGCAAGGAGGCGGAGCTGGCCGCGACGGTCGACGAACTGGCGGCGGACGGCTGCCGGGCGGCCTGGGTGAGCGGCGATCTCAGCACCCGCGACGGGGTGCGCACGGCGGCGGAGCAGGCGACGCGGGCGTTCGGCGAGCCCGACATCCTCGTCAACAGCGCCGGAATCAACCTGCGGCCGCCGATGGACGAGCTGGACGAGCACGTCTGGGACACCACGATGGCGGTGAACCTCGAGGCGCCCTACCTCCTGGGCCGGTGGTTCGGGCCCGGCATGGCGGAGCGGGGCTTCGGACGGATCATCCACATCACCTCGCAGCAGGCGCACCGCGCGTTCGTCCAGAGCGGCGCGTACGGGGTGTCGAAGGGAGCGCTGGAGTCACTGGCCCGGTCGCAGGCGGAGGCCTGGTCGCCGTACGGCGTCACCTGCAACACACTGGTGCCCGGCTTCGTCATGACCCCGCTCAACGCGCGGCTGTCGTCCGACCCGGACCGGGTGGCGGCCCTGGCCGCGCGCACGATGGTCGGACGCAACGGACTGGCCGAGGACTTCGCGGGAGCGGCGGTCTTCCTCGCGAGCCGCGCCTCCGGCTACGTCACCGGGCAGTCGATCTTCGTCGACGGCGGCTTCTCCGTCCACTGA
- a CDS encoding class II glutamine amidotransferase has product MCRWLAYSGTPVLLETILYRPAHSLIDQSLHSKMGVETTNGDGFGVGWYGLEADDGNPAVVREIGPAWSNRNLREIAGHVRSPLFFAHIRASTGTAVQQTNSHPFRNGRWMWMHNGAIAEFHRVRRDLALAVDPRLFLDIEGSTDSELMFYLALTLGLEEDPPGAVARMAGLVERVGHAHGVEYPLQMTVALTDGERLWAFRYSSQGESRSLFYSTRVETLRSLHPDMAFLREVSDETRLIVSEPLGDLPGAWNKVPESTYGVVQPGADEIVPFTPLAA; this is encoded by the coding sequence ATGTGCCGTTGGCTCGCCTACTCGGGCACGCCCGTGCTGCTGGAAACGATCCTCTACCGGCCGGCGCACTCGCTCATCGATCAGAGTCTGCACTCCAAGATGGGCGTGGAGACGACGAACGGCGACGGCTTCGGCGTCGGCTGGTACGGGCTCGAGGCGGACGACGGGAACCCGGCGGTCGTCCGGGAGATCGGCCCCGCCTGGAGCAACCGCAACCTGCGGGAGATCGCCGGCCACGTCCGCTCGCCGCTGTTCTTCGCCCACATCCGGGCCTCTACGGGTACGGCGGTGCAGCAGACCAACTCGCACCCGTTCCGGAACGGACGCTGGATGTGGATGCACAACGGGGCGATCGCCGAGTTCCACCGGGTCCGCCGGGACCTGGCCCTCGCCGTCGACCCGCGGCTCTTCCTCGACATCGAGGGGTCGACGGACTCGGAGCTGATGTTCTACCTGGCGCTCACCCTGGGCCTGGAGGAGGATCCGCCGGGCGCCGTGGCCCGGATGGCGGGCCTGGTCGAACGGGTCGGCCACGCGCACGGCGTGGAGTATCCGCTGCAGATGACGGTCGCCTTGACCGACGGCGAACGGCTGTGGGCCTTCCGGTACTCCAGCCAGGGAGAGTCCAGGTCGCTCTTCTACAGCACCCGGGTGGAGACGCTCCGGTCGCTCCACCCCGACATGGCGTTCCTGCGCGAGGTCTCCGACGAGACCCGGCTGATCGTCTCGGAACCGCTGGGTGATCTGCCCGGCGCCTGGAACAAGGTCCCCGAGAGCACCTACGGAGTGGTGCAGCCCGGTGCGGACGAGATCGTCCCCTTCACCCCACTGGCGGCTTGA
- a CDS encoding transposase domain-containing protein has protein sequence MARDHVVGEGFPELIRIGALTRAFTPELVDFAIEEAGARERAVKSLPARLVVYFTLAMWLFTSVGYGGVLRELVQHWPLERGEKWRPASTGSLTKARSRLGAGTLRVLFDRVRGAQGTPATIGVFWRNLRLTSLDGTTFNVPDSAANSAAYTRPVTEARQGSYPQVRLLALVECSTLAVIAAIFDSLAVGERTLATRLLPMIERGTLLPTDRGFPSYDLFTAAAGRGADLLRRASASFALPVIEVLHDGTCLSRLNGPRGQRITVRVIDYTVQPHRVRGEALRQPGDGRTGEPEPPSTRPDQLVSTSRTAGEPHSPMTCASGSPWPSPMPATTPTPPPPPSARTTMSCASSSSPTSWPSSSSPAHSAPSASSRSTTDLATAACRQH, from the coding sequence GTGGCTCGTGATCATGTGGTGGGGGAAGGCTTCCCGGAGCTGATACGGATCGGCGCGTTGACGCGGGCGTTCACGCCGGAGCTGGTGGACTTCGCGATCGAGGAGGCCGGTGCGCGGGAACGCGCGGTGAAGTCGTTGCCCGCGCGGCTGGTGGTCTACTTCACCCTCGCCATGTGGCTGTTCACCTCGGTCGGTTACGGCGGGGTGCTGCGGGAGCTGGTGCAGCACTGGCCGCTCGAGCGGGGCGAGAAGTGGCGTCCGGCATCGACAGGGTCGCTGACCAAGGCCCGCTCCCGGCTGGGGGCGGGGACGCTTCGGGTGCTGTTCGACCGGGTGCGCGGAGCACAGGGCACGCCGGCCACGATCGGGGTGTTCTGGCGGAACCTGCGTCTGACCTCGCTGGACGGCACCACCTTCAACGTCCCCGACAGTGCGGCGAACTCCGCCGCGTACACCCGGCCTGTGACCGAGGCCCGGCAGGGATCCTATCCACAGGTGCGGCTGCTGGCCCTGGTCGAGTGCAGCACCCTGGCCGTGATCGCAGCGATCTTCGACTCCCTGGCGGTCGGCGAACGCACCCTGGCCACACGCCTGTTGCCGATGATCGAGCGGGGCACGCTGCTGCCGACCGACCGGGGCTTCCCCTCCTACGACCTGTTCACCGCAGCCGCGGGCCGGGGCGCTGATCTGTTGCGGCGCGCGAGCGCGTCGTTCGCCCTGCCCGTCATCGAGGTACTTCACGACGGCACCTGTCTCTCCCGCCTCAACGGGCCACGCGGACAGCGCATCACCGTCCGGGTGATCGACTACACCGTGCAGCCCCATCGAGTTCGAGGAGAAGCACTACGCCAACCAGGCGACGGCCGAACAGGTGAACCTGAACCCCCATCAACCCGCCCTGACCAGCTAGTCAGCACCTCCCGCACAGCGGGGGAGCCTCACTCTCCGATGACGTGCGCGAGCGGCTCGCCCTGGCCCTCGCCGATGCCTGCAACGACCCCTACGCCTCCACCACCCCCTTCGGCGAGGACGACAATGTCATGCGCATCCTCGTCCTCCCCGACGTCATGGCCGTCCTCCTCGTCACCAGCGCACTCGGCACCGTCCGCGTCGTCCAGATCGACCACTGATCTCGCCACTGCTGCCTGTCGGCAACACTGA
- a CDS encoding PhzF family phenazine biosynthesis protein, whose amino-acid sequence MRMRIVDAFTDRPFAGNPAGVLLLDAFPEDHRLQNVALEINHAETAFAHPLPEGGHADWALRWFTPVTEVDMCGHATLATAHVLYTTGVHTGPVRFATRSGVLVATPAEDGSITLDFPTAPLTTVDIPAGVAGALGAEPLACLDTGPHIGDLLIELADEKSVRALRPDHRALAAYSRRGVIATALAEDPGRGYDFVSRCFFPNVGIDEDPVTGSAHTALAPYWSGRLGRTALTGLQASPRSGRVRTELRGDRTLLNGRAVTVIEGELLA is encoded by the coding sequence ATGCGCATGCGAATCGTCGACGCCTTCACCGACCGCCCCTTCGCCGGCAATCCGGCCGGGGTCCTCCTCCTCGACGCCTTCCCCGAGGACCACCGGCTCCAGAACGTGGCCCTGGAGATCAACCACGCCGAGACGGCGTTCGCCCATCCCCTCCCCGAGGGCGGCCACGCGGACTGGGCCCTGCGCTGGTTCACACCCGTCACCGAAGTCGACATGTGCGGTCACGCCACCCTGGCCACTGCCCATGTCCTGTACACAACGGGCGTGCACACCGGCCCGGTGCGGTTCGCCACCCGCAGCGGCGTCCTCGTGGCCACGCCCGCCGAGGACGGCTCGATCACCCTGGACTTCCCGACCGCCCCGCTGACCACGGTCGACATCCCGGCCGGCGTGGCCGGGGCCCTGGGCGCCGAACCGCTCGCCTGCCTCGACACCGGCCCGCACATCGGCGACCTGCTGATCGAACTGGCCGACGAGAAGAGCGTGCGCGCCCTGCGGCCGGACCACAGGGCTCTCGCCGCATATTCCAGGCGCGGCGTCATCGCCACCGCCCTCGCCGAGGACCCCGGCCGGGGCTACGACTTCGTCTCCCGCTGCTTCTTCCCGAACGTCGGCATCGACGAGGACCCGGTGACGGGCAGTGCCCACACCGCTCTCGCCCCGTACTGGTCCGGTCGTCTCGGCCGCACCGCGCTGACCGGCCTCCAGGCCTCCCCGCGCTCCGGCCGCGTGCGCACCGAACTGAGGGGCGACCGCACCCTGTTGAACGGCCGCGCGGTCACCGTCATCGAGGGCGAGCTGCTCGCCTGA
- a CDS encoding SHOCT domain-containing protein, whose amino-acid sequence MSGDTYLAYDYPLLSAFWTMMVFFLWIMWFVLLFRVVMDIFRDDDLSGWAKAGWLVFCVVLPFLGVFVYVVARGKNMGRREIKQAQEQQQAFDSYIRETAKGADRPSSSVDELARLSEIRARGDITDEEFDKAKQLVLSGTRR is encoded by the coding sequence ATGAGTGGCGACACCTACCTCGCGTACGACTATCCGCTGCTGAGCGCCTTCTGGACCATGATGGTGTTCTTCCTGTGGATCATGTGGTTCGTGCTGCTGTTCCGGGTCGTGATGGACATCTTCCGCGACGACGACCTCAGTGGCTGGGCCAAGGCCGGCTGGCTGGTGTTCTGCGTCGTCCTGCCCTTCCTGGGCGTGTTCGTGTACGTGGTCGCCCGCGGCAAGAACATGGGACGCAGGGAGATCAAGCAGGCGCAGGAGCAGCAGCAGGCCTTCGACAGCTACATCCGCGAGACCGCGAAGGGCGCGGACCGTCCCTCCAGCAGCGTCGACGAACTCGCCCGCCTCTCGGAGATCCGCGCCCGGGGCGACATCACCGACGAGGAGTTCGACAAGGCCAAGCAACTCGTTCTGAGCGGCACCCGCCGCTGA
- a CDS encoding DUF7144 family membrane protein produces MTHSTHTPSAERHTAKQQWAEGLMVFAAVSLMLAGLLDIFRGIMGIAEDDIFVSTRDYVFAFDLTGWGWTHLALGAVAVIVSLGLFTGAMWARVLGVAIAALIVIANFLSLPYYPVWSVVMIAFSAFVIWALCVAKPDRSLR; encoded by the coding sequence ATGACTCACTCCACCCACACGCCGTCGGCCGAGCGGCACACCGCCAAGCAGCAGTGGGCAGAGGGCCTGATGGTCTTCGCCGCCGTGTCGCTCATGCTCGCCGGACTGCTCGACATCTTCCGCGGCATCATGGGGATCGCGGAGGACGACATCTTCGTATCGACCCGCGACTACGTGTTCGCGTTCGACCTCACCGGCTGGGGCTGGACCCACCTCGCACTGGGCGCGGTCGCGGTGATCGTCAGTCTGGGACTGTTCACGGGAGCGATGTGGGCGCGCGTTCTGGGCGTGGCCATCGCCGCCCTGATCGTCATCGCCAACTTCCTGTCCCTGCCGTACTACCCGGTCTGGTCCGTCGTGATGATCGCGTTCTCCGCGTTCGTCATCTGGGCTCTGTGCGTGGCGAAGCCGGACAGGTCGCTGAGGTGA
- a CDS encoding LuxR C-terminal-related transcriptional regulator — translation MAGLEESDAKPTGPYVAAGPYADPQGDPFLRTRFVVPARPVTFLRRERLVAHLDGALETPLTMVNGAAGAGKTLLVADWAAAREHPVAWLTTDAAGQGPGMLWAYLLEALRVVGTDLPAEIGCPADARRVPAALLARLAAELSSRDRPVIVVLDEYDRVVDPAISEQLEFVLHHAGAGLRLILVTRTEPLLPLHRYRAAGELTEIRGAELAFTGEEAAELLDLHGLRLPAHAAQGLVTRTRGWAAGLRLCALAARESPDPESYLKQFQADRTAVADFLLAEVLRRQPSETQDLLLRVSVLDRFRPGLVNALTGRTDAEPILAGLHRENAFVEHLERDWYRLHPLFAEILRAHLRMRSPGLEPELHRRAAHWLRGSGALAATLSHGAAAGDWEFTAGALVDDLAIGWLFTGLRVDALAELFSQMGPEAASPAAHLVRAARELSRHELDRGQAHLRHAEQTLTEAGRGPLERARAGDDPAGEQSALVAERLSCALLEALAARLTGAPDRAELAAAAADTLRHEIPARLLERHPELTALLLAHLGSARLWAGRFEEAGAALSSVAGSAAGAVTALAREDALGRLALIDYLDGWPGRAERRARAAAAETERYGLPRSSGSGMARLVLAAVAVDRDDLGRARTLLAETAEVPSAWCDPVMEAVRAIAAARLHLARGDTRAALAAAEPAVVAAVPSPWAEGQTALVASAAHLAEGRPETAVEVLLTVPDAQPACEVAAARAQLAAGRPDAAIDLLDGVRQQGRAGPAVIVRALLVRAQAASEAGDGPAAHALVGEALREARRDGLRRPFAEAGPWIRRFLAPASLRGTAGDWLTPCAAPSDDRPPPVVEELSGRERDVLRRLALTMSTEEIAADLYVSVNTVKTHLKSAYRKLSVNRRNEAVRRARELDLL, via the coding sequence ATGGCCGGGCTCGAGGAGAGCGACGCGAAACCGACGGGCCCGTACGTGGCGGCGGGACCGTACGCAGATCCCCAGGGAGATCCGTTCCTGCGCACACGGTTCGTCGTCCCGGCCCGCCCGGTGACGTTCCTGCGGCGCGAGCGGCTGGTCGCACACCTCGACGGGGCTCTGGAGACGCCGCTGACCATGGTCAACGGAGCGGCGGGCGCCGGGAAGACGCTGCTGGTCGCCGACTGGGCCGCGGCACGCGAGCACCCCGTCGCCTGGCTCACCACCGACGCGGCGGGACAGGGTCCGGGCATGCTGTGGGCGTATCTGCTCGAGGCCCTGCGGGTCGTCGGCACCGACCTGCCCGCCGAGATCGGCTGTCCCGCGGACGCGCGCCGGGTGCCCGCCGCGCTGCTGGCCCGGCTGGCCGCCGAGCTGAGTTCCCGCGACCGGCCGGTGATCGTCGTGCTCGACGAGTACGACCGGGTGGTCGACCCCGCGATCTCCGAGCAGCTGGAGTTCGTCCTGCACCACGCGGGCGCAGGCCTGCGCCTGATCCTCGTCACCCGCACGGAGCCGCTGCTGCCGCTGCACCGCTACCGGGCGGCCGGCGAGTTGACGGAGATCCGCGGCGCGGAACTGGCCTTCACCGGCGAGGAGGCGGCCGAACTGCTGGACCTGCACGGACTGCGGCTGCCCGCGCACGCGGCTCAGGGTCTGGTGACCCGCACCCGGGGCTGGGCCGCCGGTCTGCGGCTGTGCGCCCTCGCCGCGCGCGAGAGCCCGGATCCGGAGTCGTACCTGAAGCAGTTCCAGGCCGACCGCACGGCGGTCGCCGACTTCCTGCTGGCGGAAGTGCTCCGGCGGCAGCCTTCCGAGACACAGGACCTGTTGCTGCGGGTCAGCGTCCTCGACCGGTTCCGTCCCGGGCTGGTGAACGCGCTCACCGGGCGCACCGACGCCGAGCCCATCCTGGCCGGGCTCCATCGCGAGAACGCGTTCGTCGAGCACCTCGAGCGGGACTGGTACCGCCTCCATCCGCTGTTCGCGGAGATCCTCCGTGCCCATCTGCGGATGCGCTCGCCCGGTCTCGAGCCCGAACTGCACCGGCGGGCCGCGCACTGGCTGCGCGGCTCGGGAGCCCTCGCGGCGACCCTGAGCCACGGGGCCGCCGCGGGCGACTGGGAGTTCACCGCGGGCGCGCTGGTCGACGACCTCGCGATCGGCTGGCTCTTCACCGGTCTGCGCGTCGACGCGCTCGCCGAGCTGTTCTCCCAAATGGGGCCGGAGGCGGCGAGCCCCGCCGCCCACCTCGTCCGGGCGGCACGAGAGCTGTCCCGGCACGAGCTCGACCGCGGCCAGGCGCATCTGCGTCACGCGGAGCAGACGCTGACCGAGGCAGGGCGCGGTCCGCTGGAACGCGCCCGCGCCGGGGACGATCCGGCGGGCGAGCAGTCCGCACTGGTGGCTGAGCGGTTGAGCTGCGCGTTGCTCGAGGCGCTGGCGGCCCGGCTGACCGGTGCGCCGGACCGGGCGGAGCTGGCCGCCGCAGCGGCCGACACGCTCCGGCACGAGATCCCCGCCCGGCTGCTGGAGAGGCATCCCGAGCTCACCGCGCTGCTGCTGGCCCACCTGGGTTCCGCGCGGCTGTGGGCCGGGCGGTTCGAGGAGGCGGGCGCCGCCCTGTCGAGCGTGGCCGGTTCCGCCGCCGGGGCCGTGACGGCACTCGCACGCGAGGACGCGCTGGGGAGGCTGGCCCTCATCGACTACCTCGACGGCTGGCCCGGCAGAGCGGAACGCAGGGCGCGGGCCGCCGCGGCCGAAACGGAGCGGTACGGCCTGCCCAGGTCGTCCGGTTCCGGCATGGCGCGGCTGGTCCTGGCCGCCGTGGCCGTCGACCGCGACGACCTGGGCCGGGCCCGGACGCTGCTCGCCGAGACCGCCGAGGTGCCCTCCGCGTGGTGCGACCCGGTGATGGAGGCGGTCCGGGCCATCGCCGCCGCCCGGCTGCACCTGGCCCGTGGTGACACCCGGGCTGCGCTCGCCGCGGCGGAGCCGGCCGTGGTGGCCGCGGTGCCCTCGCCCTGGGCGGAGGGACAGACGGCGCTCGTCGCGTCCGCCGCGCATCTCGCCGAGGGCCGTCCCGAGACGGCCGTCGAGGTGCTCCTGACGGTCCCCGACGCGCAGCCGGCGTGCGAGGTCGCCGCCGCGCGCGCCCAGCTGGCCGCCGGACGGCCGGACGCTGCGATCGACCTCCTCGACGGCGTGCGCCAACAGGGACGCGCCGGGCCCGCGGTGATCGTCCGGGCCCTGCTGGTACGGGCGCAGGCGGCGAGTGAGGCGGGGGACGGTCCCGCCGCGCACGCACTCGTCGGCGAGGCCCTGCGTGAGGCCCGCCGCGACGGCCTGCGCAGGCCGTTCGCCGAGGCCGGACCGTGGATCCGCCGCTTCCTCGCCCCGGCGTCGCTGCGGGGGACGGCAGGGGACTGGCTCACGCCGTGCGCGGCGCCGTCCGACGACCGGCCGCCGCCGGTGGTGGAGGAACTGAGCGGACGGGAACGGGACGTGCTGCGCAGGCTGGCACTGACGATGTCGACGGAGGAGATCGCCGCCGACCTCTACGTGTCCGTGAACACGGTCAAGACGCATCTCAAGAGCGCCTACCGGAAGCTGTCGGTCAACCGCCGCAACGAGGCGGTGCGCCGGGCCCGCGAGCTGGACCTGCTCTGA
- a CDS encoding HdeD family acid-resistance protein encodes MSVPHGSVPQSGRDRPGEGPDPLSDGRDRPGDDDRAARGPAGGDPADVLGVLGRSWTWILGSAIAAFVPGILILVWPDETLHVLAVLIGLYLLVTGVFRFVTAFGGGDHGERVTGLLLAMLYVVAGVLCLRHPLQTIAALSLIVGVLWLVSGILTLYTALAAKDLPHRGVVIGAAVFAVVAGIVVLALPTESARALTRLLGLWLVLLGLVEAGVAFAWRAALRGARTATAPQAPAGRP; translated from the coding sequence ATGAGCGTGCCGCACGGTTCCGTACCGCAGTCCGGCCGCGACCGCCCGGGCGAGGGTCCCGACCCGCTGTCCGACGGCCGCGACCGTCCGGGCGACGACGACCGGGCGGCCCGGGGGCCCGCGGGCGGCGACCCCGCCGACGTTCTGGGCGTGCTCGGGCGTTCCTGGACGTGGATCCTCGGGTCGGCGATCGCGGCGTTCGTGCCGGGGATCCTGATCCTGGTCTGGCCGGACGAGACCCTGCACGTCCTCGCCGTGCTCATCGGCCTGTACCTGCTGGTGACCGGCGTGTTCCGGTTCGTCACCGCGTTCGGCGGGGGCGACCACGGCGAACGGGTGACCGGGCTCCTCCTGGCCATGCTCTACGTGGTGGCCGGGGTGCTGTGTCTGCGGCACCCGCTGCAGACCATCGCGGCGCTCTCGCTGATCGTCGGCGTCCTGTGGTTGGTGTCGGGCATCCTCACCCTCTACACCGCCCTCGCCGCCAAGGACCTGCCGCACCGGGGCGTCGTCATCGGCGCGGCGGTGTTCGCCGTCGTCGCCGGGATCGTGGTGCTCGCGCTGCCCACCGAGTCGGCCCGCGCGCTGACCAGGCTGCTCGGCCTGTGGCTCGTTCTGCTCGGACTGGTCGAGGCGGGCGTCGCCTTCGCCTGGCGGGCGGCCCTGCGCGGGGCCCGCACGGCGACGGCTCCGCAGGCCCCGGCCGGCCGTCCCTGA